One Lactobacillus crispatus DNA segment encodes these proteins:
- a CDS encoding transporter substrate-binding domain-containing protein has translation MKKIKRFLFLPLLILLAFTLTACGKHASNNVYQKVKESKTIVWGVRADTRLFGLTNIKTGHIEGFEIDLAKALTKQMLGKDAKTDFVTTTANTRIPLLKNGNVDAVLATMTITPERAKQVTFSKPYFPAGSSLLVPNNSKIKNVKDLEGKTVLAVKGTTAVDDVHKYAPKARILQYDDYGQAMSALKANQGVALTTDNGLLAGIAQENPGYKLVGGVYSNAPYGIAVNKGQKQMADHIDQALNELQKNGTYDRLIKKWFAGIPGFSLKGVLK, from the coding sequence ATGAAAAAGATAAAAAGATTTCTTTTCTTGCCTTTGCTGATTCTATTAGCGTTTACCTTAACAGCTTGTGGCAAGCATGCTAGCAATAATGTTTATCAAAAGGTAAAAGAAAGTAAGACAATTGTTTGGGGCGTTAGAGCAGATACTAGATTGTTTGGCTTAACGAACATTAAGACAGGACATATTGAAGGGTTTGAAATCGATTTGGCTAAGGCTTTAACTAAGCAAATGCTAGGTAAAGATGCTAAAACCGATTTTGTTACTACTACTGCCAACACTAGAATCCCACTTTTAAAAAATGGAAATGTTGATGCTGTTTTAGCCACAATGACTATTACACCAGAACGTGCCAAGCAAGTAACCTTCTCTAAGCCATACTTTCCAGCCGGTTCATCTTTGTTAGTGCCTAATAATAGTAAGATCAAGAATGTTAAGGATCTGGAAGGCAAAACTGTTTTGGCCGTTAAAGGAACTACCGCAGTTGATGATGTACATAAGTATGCCCCTAAAGCGCGGATTTTGCAATATGATGACTATGGTCAAGCAATGTCTGCATTGAAGGCTAACCAAGGTGTGGCATTAACTACTGACAATGGTTTGCTTGCCGGTATCGCTCAAGAAAATCCTGGTTATAAGTTAGTCGGCGGCGTCTATAGTAATGCTCCTTACGGAATTGCTGTTAATAAGGGACAAAAACAAATGGCTGATCATATCGACCAAGCTTTGAATGAATTACAAAAGAATGGTACTTATGACCGTTTGATTAAAAAGTGGTTTGCTGGAATTCCTGGTTTTAGTCTAAAGGGGGTTTTGAAATAA
- a CDS encoding amino acid ABC transporter permease, with protein sequence MWQIITNNWGSFLTGFWNTILSSIIALVFSLILGVIFALLEVAPSKFGQVIAKIYIAIFRNIPLLVIVMIFYLIVPRYIVKLSGFQAGTIGLTLYTSAFIAETVRAGINSIGTGQMEGARSNGMTYVQAMRYVILPQAMKIVIPPLGNQFVNLVKNSSVLAFVAGFDLMYQAQLIAFSTFQTIDTYIIVGLFYLILTLPLSYYMRHLEKKLVN encoded by the coding sequence ATGTGGCAAATTATTACTAACAACTGGGGCAGCTTCCTAACAGGTTTTTGGAATACTATTTTAAGTAGTATTATTGCTCTAGTTTTCAGTTTGATTTTAGGCGTGATTTTTGCCTTGCTTGAGGTAGCACCATCTAAATTTGGCCAAGTGATCGCGAAGATCTATATTGCGATTTTTAGAAATATACCTTTGCTGGTAATTGTCATGATCTTTTATTTGATCGTTCCACGTTATATTGTGAAATTGTCAGGATTTCAAGCGGGGACAATTGGTTTAACGCTTTATACATCAGCGTTTATTGCAGAGACTGTTCGTGCGGGAATTAATTCAATTGGAACTGGTCAAATGGAAGGTGCTCGCTCCAACGGTATGACCTATGTGCAAGCCATGCGTTATGTCATCTTACCTCAAGCGATGAAGATAGTGATTCCACCACTAGGCAACCAGTTTGTCAACTTGGTTAAAAACTCTTCAGTTTTGGCCTTTGTTGCCGGTTTTGACTTGATGTATCAAGCACAATTGATTGCGTTCTCAACATTCCAAACAATTGATACTTATATTATTGTTGGATTGTTCTACTTGATCTTGACTTTGCCGCTTAGTTACTACATGCGTCATTTAGAGAAAAAATTAGTCAACTAA
- a CDS encoding DUF2974 domain-containing protein, translated as MSVNAQLTDRERVELTKKAYDELQLGDTIKIDQHYLGTVCRNVYAKDGMRAFVISSPNEITILFKGSYGFKKGTPQTWRDEWIKTNLPILKALLARKRTIPSQLKSAAHLLNQTINQFKGSRIYIYGHSLGSINAQFALANCRHPEAIAAAYLYEGTNIWLLLTPAERRQVAKMREKIFNYVDIYDPVTLGITETHHMVGKLCYVDSEPMQPIKQHMWGGYNFNADGSLKLRKVDQAFLAESRSERKLLARSGDLADFLEKMGSAEEVKKLATDKIEQLVQRYPDHKSLAKLAALFEGERNDKLSHRKK; from the coding sequence ATGAGTGTAAATGCACAGTTAACAGATCGTGAACGAGTTGAATTAACTAAAAAGGCATATGATGAATTGCAGCTGGGTGATACTATCAAAATAGATCAACATTATCTTGGAACTGTTTGTCGTAATGTTTATGCTAAGGATGGGATGCGAGCCTTCGTCATTTCAAGTCCGAATGAAATAACAATCTTATTTAAAGGATCATATGGTTTTAAAAAGGGGACTCCACAAACTTGGCGTGATGAATGGATTAAAACTAATCTACCAATTTTAAAAGCACTGCTTGCACGAAAACGGACGATTCCTAGCCAATTAAAGTCAGCTGCTCACTTATTGAATCAGACAATTAATCAATTTAAAGGTAGTAGAATTTATATTTATGGTCATTCGTTAGGTTCAATTAATGCTCAGTTTGCTTTAGCTAATTGTCGTCATCCAGAAGCAATTGCAGCTGCTTATCTGTATGAAGGAACCAATATTTGGCTGTTACTGACGCCAGCTGAACGACGTCAGGTGGCTAAAATGCGGGAGAAAATTTTTAACTATGTCGATATTTATGACCCGGTTACGTTAGGAATTACTGAGACGCACCATATGGTAGGAAAATTGTGTTATGTGGATAGCGAACCGATGCAACCAATTAAGCAGCATATGTGGGGAGGATATAACTTTAATGCAGATGGTAGTTTGAAGTTACGTAAGGTTGATCAAGCTTTTCTGGCAGAAAGTCGTAGTGAGCGTAAGTTACTTGCTCGTTCAGGTGATTTGGCAGATTTTTTAGAGAAAATGGGCTCAGCCGAAGAAGTAAAAAAATTAGCTACCGATAAAATTGAGCAATTAGTTCAACGCTATCCTGATCATAAGAGTTTGGCAAAATTGGCCGCTCTTTTTGAAGGAGAAAGAAATGATAAATTAAGCCATAGAAAGAAATGA
- a CDS encoding amino acid ABC transporter permease, which produces METFIHAYSWVDIRFLLQGLWVTIYVSLISIALSFVVGLILGLVRYMKIKYVSAIVGFIIDIIRNLPLLLIIFFTYFGLPQLGIVTNPTTASIAALVIFEGAMLAEIVRSGIGSVDSGQMEGARSNGMSYGQAMYHVIMPQALHNMIPALLSQFVSLVKDTSLATIIVLPELLYHAQIIYSQNTTYLIPMYVIIAIMYFIVCFCLSTIANYLQKKYD; this is translated from the coding sequence ATGGAAACTTTTATTCATGCATATTCATGGGTCGATATCCGCTTCTTATTACAAGGACTTTGGGTAACGATTTATGTTTCATTAATTTCAATTGCATTAAGCTTCGTAGTAGGATTAATCTTAGGATTAGTTCGCTACATGAAAATTAAGTATGTGTCTGCAATTGTAGGCTTTATTATTGATATTATTCGAAACTTGCCGCTATTGTTGATCATCTTCTTTACCTATTTTGGTTTACCTCAATTAGGTATTGTAACGAATCCAACGACAGCTTCAATTGCAGCGTTAGTCATCTTTGAAGGTGCAATGCTAGCAGAAATTGTTCGTTCAGGAATTGGCTCAGTTGATTCGGGTCAAATGGAAGGTGCCCGTTCCAACGGGATGTCGTATGGTCAGGCTATGTATCATGTAATTATGCCACAAGCTTTGCACAATATGATTCCGGCATTATTATCACAATTTGTATCATTGGTTAAGGATACTTCATTGGCAACTATCATTGTTTTGCCAGAGCTTTTATACCACGCACAAATTATTTACAGTCAGAACACGACTTACTTAATTCCAATGTATGTGATTATTGCAATCATGTACTTTATTGTCTGTTTCTGCTTGTCAACGATTGCAAATTACTTGCAGAAAAAATATGATTAA